One genomic segment of Odocoileus virginianus isolate 20LAN1187 ecotype Illinois chromosome 17, Ovbor_1.2, whole genome shotgun sequence includes these proteins:
- the LOC110128666 gene encoding mitochondrial import receptor subunit TOM7 homolog, which produces MVKLSKEAKQRLPQLFKGGRFAIRWGFIPLVIYLGFKRGADPAMPEPTVLSLLWG; this is translated from the coding sequence ATGGTGAAGCTGAGCAAAGAGGCCAAGCAAAGGCTGCCGCAGCTTTTCAAGGGAGGACGATTTGCCATCCGCTGGGGTTTTATTCCTCTCGTGATTTACCTGGGATTCAAGAGGGGTGCAGATCCTGCAATGCCTGAACCAACTGTTTTGAGCTTACTTTGGGGATAA